The Niallia alba genome includes a window with the following:
- a CDS encoding ArsR/SmtB family transcription factor — protein sequence MQIQISKDYFHIYQALASETRIEIIEILSKNNMNISDLARHLGISAAIVTRHIQKLEEAGIVKSERAPGKSGLQKIVYLAIDNIEIHFPRKIFKEYLLHLTDLKIGHYTDFSAKPTCGIATEKEIIGKADDPKYFMDAQRVDAQLLWLSQGYVEYKIPNLLGPNQIPEMVEISLELASEFPISNNVWPSDITFYLNKVKLGTYTVPGNFSDVRGRYTPKWWNDKFSQYGLLKTIRVNKMDTGIDGEPFSSITINDLQLENSPFLSLKIAVEEDSERVGGLTLFGEHFGNHKQNIQIGIYYLEKEN from the coding sequence ATGCAAATTCAAATTTCAAAAGATTATTTTCATATTTATCAAGCACTCGCTAGTGAAACAAGAATTGAAATCATTGAAATTCTCTCTAAAAACAACATGAATATATCCGATTTAGCTAGACATTTAGGCATAAGTGCCGCCATTGTTACACGCCATATCCAAAAGCTAGAAGAAGCTGGTATCGTAAAATCAGAAAGAGCTCCCGGAAAATCAGGTCTACAAAAAATTGTCTATTTAGCAATAGATAATATTGAAATCCATTTTCCGAGAAAAATATTTAAAGAATATTTACTTCATCTTACTGATTTAAAAATTGGCCATTATACTGATTTCTCTGCAAAACCGACTTGTGGAATCGCAACTGAAAAAGAAATAATCGGTAAAGCAGATGATCCTAAATATTTTATGGATGCTCAAAGAGTGGATGCGCAGCTCTTATGGTTATCACAAGGATATGTAGAATACAAAATACCTAACTTGCTTGGACCAAATCAAATCCCAGAAATGGTCGAGATTAGTCTAGAGCTCGCCTCTGAGTTTCCGATTTCCAATAACGTATGGCCTAGTGACATCACTTTTTACTTAAATAAGGTCAAGCTCGGCACTTACACCGTACCTGGGAATTTCTCAGATGTGCGAGGTCGCTATACCCCAAAATGGTGGAATGATAAATTTAGTCAATATGGTCTCTTAAAAACGATTCGCGTAAATAAAATGGACACAGGAATTGATGGGGAACCGTTCTCTAGTATAACCATCAATGATTTACAGCTAGAAAACTCGCCATTTCTATCATTGAAAATTGCTGTGGAAGAAGATTCAGAAAGAGTCGGAGGCTTAACTTTATTCGGGGAACATTTCGGTAATCATAAACAAAATATACAGATCGGGATTTATTATTTGGAGAAGGAAAATTAA
- a CDS encoding extracellular solute-binding protein, producing MGAKRKLWKYVGVIGLSIGILAGCGDSEASSSAKNEITFWNPFTGPDGKNMQAMVNEYNKTNPEYKIKNVSLKEGDMYTKIPTIVNSKKNIPDLTIVHAERIKQFKDNDMLTSYNELLTDFPEINGDNYVAEAWKIGELDSERYSIPLDIHTFGLYYNKDLVDKYLPTALDDNIVTFDEIKQVGEKAQKDKIRTLGVTWLKPNFLSLYAQNGGELTEDGIQPTLVNQAAKDTFNLWRDYVKAGYTTKDGEDPTQMFLTGKVVFLPEGIWMQNQIKESKVNWGLTNAPQLSDDLSKAVNWSSSHQFVMLKDDSRSDEKEKGVVEFLDWVRDNSMEWAKSGQNPATLSLLENEEYKAMPQSFFLATPEQQATLKIFDYKYNGYVSELLDSKAGDVVFSKAETDKALEDMEKEISAKVAKDNTNK from the coding sequence GTGGGGGCAAAGAGAAAGCTTTGGAAGTATGTTGGAGTAATCGGACTGTCGATTGGTATTTTAGCAGGCTGTGGAGATTCAGAAGCTAGTAGCAGTGCCAAAAATGAAATTACGTTTTGGAATCCATTCACAGGGCCAGATGGGAAAAACATGCAGGCTATGGTAAACGAATATAATAAAACGAATCCTGAGTACAAAATCAAAAACGTTTCTTTAAAAGAAGGGGACATGTATACAAAAATTCCAACGATTGTAAACTCTAAAAAGAATATTCCAGATTTAACAATTGTCCATGCTGAGCGAATTAAACAGTTCAAAGATAATGATATGTTAACTTCTTATAATGAATTGCTCACAGATTTCCCAGAAATTAATGGAGATAATTATGTAGCAGAGGCTTGGAAGATTGGAGAACTAGATTCAGAACGTTATAGTATTCCGTTAGATATTCATACATTCGGACTTTACTATAACAAAGACTTAGTGGATAAATATTTGCCAACAGCATTGGATGATAATATTGTAACATTTGATGAGATTAAGCAAGTTGGAGAGAAAGCACAAAAAGATAAAATTAGAACATTAGGGGTAACATGGCTAAAACCTAACTTCTTGTCACTATATGCACAAAATGGTGGAGAGTTAACAGAAGATGGCATTCAGCCAACTTTAGTTAACCAAGCAGCGAAAGATACTTTTAATCTGTGGAGAGATTATGTGAAGGCTGGTTATACAACAAAGGATGGAGAAGATCCAACACAAATGTTCTTAACTGGAAAAGTTGTTTTTCTTCCAGAAGGAATTTGGATGCAAAACCAAATTAAAGAGTCAAAGGTAAATTGGGGATTAACAAATGCTCCTCAATTATCAGATGACTTATCTAAAGCAGTGAACTGGTCTTCTTCTCACCAATTTGTCATGTTGAAAGATGATTCTCGAAGCGATGAAAAAGAAAAAGGTGTCGTTGAGTTTTTAGACTGGGTTCGTGATAACTCAATGGAATGGGCAAAATCCGGACAAAATCCAGCAACACTTTCTCTTTTAGAAAATGAAGAATATAAAGCAATGCCACAATCATTTTTCTTAGCAACACCAGAACAACAAGCAACATTAAAAATCTTTGACTACAAATACAATGGCTATGTTTCTGAGTTACTTGATTCTAAAGCTGGCGATGTTGTTTTCTCAAAAGCAGAAACAGATAAAGCGTTAGAGGATATGGAAAAAGAAATATCTGCTAAGGTAGCAAAAGATAATACGAATAAATAA
- a CDS encoding carbohydrate ABC transporter permease, which translates to METVPATKNVKQMNIKKSRNTSFAPWLFLAPHLIIFGVFFLIPIFFGIYISFTEWDLISSPTFVGLDNYKELLLQSDSVFYEQLHNGLKNTFLFVLFTVPFCIIVPLLLAAALNTKPTLWKVFQSLFYLPSLFAISAVIIIWGLMFNVTYGPINNIFNLETVWTGTQPYAWIALVAVTVWWTIGGNMIIYQAALNGIPKDYYEAADIDGASSFQKFIKITLPSIKGQLLYTVVITTIAQFNVYGQPLMLTGGGPTDSTRVLLMDIQQNAFGSGQSIAGISSAMAVILGLCIMVVASLQFFFLRERKN; encoded by the coding sequence ATGGAAACGGTTCCCGCTACGAAAAATGTGAAACAAATGAATATAAAAAAGTCTAGGAATACCTCCTTTGCACCATGGCTATTTTTAGCACCTCATTTGATCATTTTTGGAGTGTTTTTTCTGATTCCAATCTTTTTTGGAATCTATATTTCTTTTACAGAATGGGATTTGATTAGTTCCCCGACCTTTGTTGGATTGGATAATTATAAAGAATTATTACTTCAATCTGATTCCGTCTTTTATGAACAACTTCATAATGGTTTAAAAAACACCTTTTTATTTGTTCTATTTACCGTCCCATTTTGTATTATTGTACCTCTGCTTCTTGCAGCAGCATTAAATACAAAACCAACTCTATGGAAAGTATTTCAGTCTTTATTCTATTTACCATCGTTATTCGCGATTTCTGCAGTCATCATAATTTGGGGACTTATGTTTAATGTAACGTATGGTCCAATTAATAATATTTTCAATCTTGAAACAGTTTGGACTGGTACACAGCCATATGCATGGATTGCGCTAGTAGCTGTAACAGTTTGGTGGACGATTGGTGGAAATATGATTATTTACCAAGCGGCGTTGAACGGAATTCCGAAAGATTATTATGAAGCTGCAGATATTGATGGCGCTTCTTCTTTCCAGAAATTTATTAAGATTACCCTTCCGAGTATTAAAGGGCAACTTCTTTATACGGTTGTAATCACAACGATTGCTCAATTTAACGTTTATGGTCAGCCATTAATGTTAACTGGTGGTGGTCCAACAGACTCAACGAGAGTGTTATTAATGGATATTCAGCAAAATGCCTTTGGTTCAGGTCAATCGATTGCTGGGATCTCGTCTGCAATGGCTGTTATTCTTGGACTTTGTATAATGGTTGTTGCATCATTACAATTCTTTTTCTTAAGAGAGAGAAAGAATTAA
- a CDS encoding carbohydrate ABC transporter permease: MDSKRSNPIPKIIAFAFLLIMAVIWIIPLLWGVVTSFKSEIELQTVGFKFLPIEWVLTNYTTLLVDNASTPLIRWFTNSLVISLSHTLLVLIVVTLSAFAFSRLNFKGKHGLFAFLMATMMFPGVVNLIPLYKIIDVLGWVNSPIAMIVPGAAGVFNIFLVRQFMNNIPLEFDEAARMDGANDFQILGKVILPLIKPVLLVVSLFSFTGSWNDFLWPSIVFNDIDKMPITPGLQLLQGMYQAQPTLLMAGALVAIIPTFILYLFAQKYFLESMSLSAGVKG, encoded by the coding sequence ATGGACAGTAAAAGAAGCAATCCAATACCTAAAATAATCGCGTTTGCCTTTTTGCTTATCATGGCTGTGATTTGGATTATTCCTTTATTATGGGGAGTTGTAACCTCCTTTAAATCAGAAATAGAACTACAAACAGTGGGATTTAAATTTCTTCCGATTGAATGGGTGCTTACAAATTACACAACATTATTAGTTGATAATGCAAGTACACCATTGATTCGCTGGTTTACAAACTCACTTGTTATTTCCCTATCACATACATTATTAGTTTTAATTGTTGTTACATTATCTGCTTTCGCTTTTAGTAGATTGAATTTTAAAGGGAAACATGGATTGTTTGCCTTTTTAATGGCAACGATGATGTTTCCAGGAGTAGTAAATCTTATTCCTCTTTATAAAATCATCGATGTCCTTGGTTGGGTAAATTCACCGATTGCCATGATAGTTCCTGGAGCAGCAGGTGTATTTAATATCTTTCTAGTAAGACAATTTATGAATAATATTCCGCTCGAATTTGATGAAGCTGCCCGTATGGATGGTGCAAATGATTTTCAAATTTTAGGAAAAGTAATTTTACCATTGATTAAACCGGTTCTCTTAGTTGTTTCCCTATTCTCCTTTACGGGATCATGGAACGATTTCTTATGGCCATCCATTGTATTTAATGATATAGATAAGATGCCAATTACACCAGGTCTTCAATTATTACAAGGGATGTATCAAGCACAACCAACCTTATTAATGGCAGGAGCATTGGTTGCGATTATTCCAACCTTTATCTTGTATCTATTTGCACAGAAATATTTCTTAGAATCTATGTCCCTATCCGCTGGGGTGAAAGGATAA